Part of the Kitasatospora sp. NBC_01266 genome, ATCGGACCGGTCCGGTGGCCGGACCGATGCGTCGAGGCGGGGCCGGTTCGTGGTGGCGGTGTAAACGGAGATACGGTCGGCCGGTGCTCCGAATCCTCATGACCCGGCGCTGGGTGATCCTGACCCTCGTCTTCTTCGCGATCATCCCCGCCATGATCTTGCTCGGGCAGTGGCAGTACCACCGCTACGAGCAGACCAACCGGCAGAACGGCAGCATCGCCGCAGCGATGGCCGCGCCCCCGGTCGCGATGGACGTGATCTCCCACCCCGGCGCCACCGTGCCCGGCTCGGAGACCTACCGCACGGTCAGTGCCACCGGTCACTACGACCCGGCGCACGAGTTCGTGGTCCGCCAGCGCACCGACGCCGCCGGGGACTCGATCGGCTACTACGTGATCACTCCGCTGGTCACCACCTCCGGCGATGTCGTCCTGGTCAACCGAGGCTGGGTCGCCTCGGGCGCGGATGCCACCGTCTACCCGACGGTGCCGCCGGCGCCGACCGGCGAGCTGACGGCCACCGGACGCCTGCGCCCCGACGAGACCTCCAAGAGCACCGGGATCCGCGAGCGCGGCGGGTTGCCGGACCGCCAGTTCATGCTGATCAACAGCGATGAGCAGGCCAACCGTCTGGGGCAGCCGGTGGTCGCCGGCTACCTGGAGCTGACCGGGACCAGCCCGACAACGCCGTCCGCCGACCAGGCCGAGCTGGTGCCCAGCCCCAGCGCCACCAACACCAGCGACGACGCGGTGGTCGGCAAGGGCGTCCACCTGCCCTACGCGATCCAGTGGTGGCTCTTCGCCCTGCTGATCCCGGCCGGCTGGGTGGTCCTGCTGCGCCGCGACATCCGCGACGCCCAGGAGCAGCGCGCGGCGCGGGAGGCGGCTGCTGCCGAGACCGAGACCGACCTCGAGCCTGAGGCCGGGGCCGACCCCGAGGCCGACCCCGAGTCCGACCCCGGCTCCGAAGGTCAGCCGGACGAAGCCCTCACCGCACCACCCGCGCGGTAGCCGCCAGACACAGCAGACTCCTTGACGCCAGGGGCCCGAACCGGGCCCCTGGCGTCTTTGCGTTGCGAGGCCAAGAGCGACGCTCGACCCACTCACCGCGCCCGGACGCCCACTGGAAACAGTTTCAGCATCTTGCTGAAACTTCTTGCCAACAGTACGGTCCTCGCTAGTCGCCGCACGCACGCACACGCGCCCGCCCGCACCGCTGATGCCGCCTCAAGGAGAGCCCGCGTGGCCAGAAGAGCAAGAATCCGTAGCCTGATCGCCTCGGTCGCGTTACTCGCGCCCGCACTCGTCGCGGCGGCGCCGGCCGCTCCACCGGTGGCCGCGCCGGTGGCCGCCCCGTCGGACGCCTCGCTCGCCGCGACACCGGATCGGCACGATCTGACCCGCGAGCAGTACTACTTCGTGCTGCCGGACCGCTTCGCCAACGGCGACCCGTCCAACGACACCGGCGGGATCACCGGCAGCCGGATGGACAACGGCTTCGACCCCACTGACAAGGGCTTCTACCACGGTGGCGACCTCAAGGGCCTGATCGGCAAGCTCGACTACATCAAGAAGCTGGGCACCACCGCGATCTGGATGGCGCCGATCTTCAAGAACAAACCGGTGCAGGGCACCGGTGCCGAAGCATCGGCCGGCTACCACGGTTACTGGATCACCGACTTCACCCAGGTCGACCCGCACTTCGGCACCAACGCGCAGCTCAAGGAGCTGATCGACAAGGCCCACGCGATGGGCATGAAGGTCTTCTTCGATGTCATCACCAACCACACCGCCGACGTCATCGACTACGCGCAGCAGACCTACGACTACCGTTCCACCGGCGCCTACCCGACCCTGGACGCCACCGGCCGGCCGGTCGACACCACCGCGATCGCCAATGCGAACGCGGCCGCCGGAACCGCCGACTACCCCAAGCTGACCACGGACTCCTTCCCCTACACGCCGGTCTTCGACTCGCCCGCCGACGCCACCGCGAAGTCGCCGGCCTGGCTCAACGACCCCACGCTCTACCACAACCGGGGCAACTCCACCTTCACCGGCGAGTCCGGCACCGAGGGCGACTTCGGCGGCCTGGACGACCTCGACACCCAGGACCCGCGCGTGGTCCAGGGCTTCGAGAAGATCTACGAGGACTGGGTCAAGAACACCGGCGTCGACGGCTTCCGGATCGACACCGTCAAGAACGTCGACATGGCCTTCTGGCAGCAGTGGGCGCCGGCCCTCAAGAAGTACGCGGCCGACCACGGCAACAAGCGGTTCTTCATGTTCGGCGAGGTGTACGACAGCGACACCTCCACCACCTCGTCCTACGTCACCCAGGGCAAGTTGCAGGCCACCCTGGACTTCCCGTTCCAGGCGGCCGCGCAGAGCTACGTCGCCAACGGCGGCTCCGCGCAGGCGTTGTCCGCGCTCTACGCCGACGACTACAAGTACACCACCGCCGACACCAACGCCTATGAGCTGCCGACCTTCCTCGGCAACCACGACATGGGCCGGATCGGCTACTTCCTGCAGTCCGCCAATCCGAACGACAGCAGTGCCCAGTTGCTGCGGAAGGACCAACTCTCCCAGCAGCTGCAGTTCCTGACGCGTGGTCAGCCCGTTGTCTACTACGGCGACGAGCAGGGCTTCACCGGCACCGGCGGCGACAAGTCGGCGCGGCAGGACATGTTCGCCTCCAAGGTCCAGGAGTACAACACCGACACGGTGATCGGCGGCACCCCAGGTGCGGCCGACCGCTACAGCACCAACACTCCGCTGTACCAGACCATTTCCGCCCTCGCCCAGCTGCGCCAGGCCAACCCGGCGCTGGAGGACGGCGCGCAGATCGAGCGCTACGCCGCGAACGGCCCCGGCGTGTACGCCTTCTCCCGGATCGACGCCAAGCAGCAGGTCGAGTACCTGGTCGCGGTGAACAACGCGACCACCGCGCAGAGTGTCAGCGTGCCGACCTACTCGGCCGCGATGACCTTCGACCCCGTTTACGGTGGCCCGAGCGGCGCGCTGACCACCGGCGCCGACAGCAAGCTCGCGATCACCGTCCCCGCGCAGTCCGCCGTCGTCTACCGGGCCGCCGCCAGACTCGCCAAGCCCGCGAGCGGACCCGCGATCACCCTCGCCCCGCCGGCCGCCGGGGCGACGGGCACCGCCACCGTCGCCGCCACCGTCCCCGGCAGCGGCTTCGACCGGGTCACCTTCGCCGCCGCCGTGGGCACCGGCACGTGGCAGGTGCTGGGCACCGCCGACCACGCGCCCTACCAGGTCACCCAGAACCTCGCGGGCGTCGCCCCGGGCACCACGGTCCGCTACAAGGCCGTCGTCCAGGACAGCGCCGGCCACCTCGCCGACGCCACCGGTGCCAGCACCGTCGGCACCCCCGCGCCGGTGCTCAAGCCCACCGCGTCCAGCCGCAGTTACGCGGTCGTCCACTACCACCGCGCCGACGGGGACTACGCCGGCTGGAACCTCTACGCCTGGGGCGACCTCGCCGACGGCGAAGGCACCAGCTGGCCGGCCGGCCACCCCTTCATCGGCCGCGACGCGTTCGGCGCCTTCGCTTACGTGAAGGTGAAGCCCGGCGCGGCCGACGTCGGCTTCATCGTGGAGGACAACGGCACCAAGGACGGTGCCGCCGACCGCTCGATCGACCTGTCGAGAACCGGTGAGGTGTGGGTCAACTCCGGTGACCAGGCCACCTACACCAGCGATCCGGGCACCACCTCAGCACCGCCCCCGGCGAACACCGCGATCCTGCACTACCATCGCGCCGACGGGAACTACAGCGGCTGGGGCCTGCACGACTGGACCGGCGCGGCCACCCCGACCGGCTGGACCAGCCCGCTCCAGCCGTCCGGCACCGACGCGTTCGGCGATGTCTTCACCGTGCCGCTGGCGCCCGGGGCCACCGTGCTCGACTACATTCTGCACAACGGCGACACCAAGGACCTGCCGGACAACCAGGAGTTGAACTTCGCCGTCGACGGCCGCGAGGTCTGGATCACCAGCGGCACCGCCGGCTACATCCTGCCGCAGTCCACCGTCACCGCCGCCGACCTCGACCTGACCCAGTCCAAGGCCCAGTGGATCGACGCGTCCACCGTCGCGGTCCCGGCCAACTGGGGCTTCGGCCAGAACCTGGCGGCCGGCGGCTCCGCCGAACTCGTCTACTCGCCCACCGGGTCGCTGGCCGTCAAGGACGGCGACCTGACCGACCCGGGCTACTGGCTGCGCCTGCTGCCCCGGCCCGCCGGCCTGACGGAGGCTCAACTCGCGGCCCATCCCGAGCTCAAGGGCTATGCGGCGTTCACCGTCGACCCCCGGGACACCGCCCGGGTGAGCACCGCGCTGCGCGGCCAGCTGATCATGACCGAGCGCGAGGCGAACGGCGCGCTGCTCGCGGGGACCGGGGTGCAACTCCCCGGCGTGCTGGACGCCGTCTACGCCTCGAACGCCACCCACGCCCAACTCGGGCCGCAGGTCAACGGGAACACCGTCAAGCTGTCCCTCTGGGCGCCGACCGCGAGCACCGTCAGCCTGGAGCTCTACGACAGCCCCAGCGCCCCCACCGCCCACCTGGTCGCCATGCACCGCGACGACCGCACGGGGATCTGGACGGCGAGCGGGGACCGCTCCTGGAAGGGCAAGTACTACCTGTACCGGGTCACGGTCTGGGCCCCGTCCGTGCAGCGGATCGTCACCAACCACGTCACCGACCCCTACTCGCTGGGGCTCTCCACCGACTCCAAGCGCAGCCAGATCGTCGACCTGGGCGACCCCGCCACCGCACCGGGCGGCTGGCCGGGCGAGACCTCGCCCAAGCCGATCACCGCAGCCCAGCAGGAGATCCAGGAACTCCACGTCCGCGACTTCTCGGTGGCCGACAGCACCGTGCCCGCCGCCGACCGGGGCAGCTACCTGGCCTTCACCGACCTCGCCTCGGACGGTATGAAGCACCTCGCCGAACTCGCCAAGTCCGGCGTCACCACGGTCCACCTGCTGCCCAGCTTCGACTTCTCCTCGGTGCCGGAGGCCAAGTCCGAGCAGTCCAGCCCGACTTGCGACCTGGCCGCGCTGCCGCCCGACTCCGCGCAGCAGCAGGCCTGCATCGCCAAGACGGCCGCCACCGACGCGTACAACTGGGGCTACGACCCCTACCACTACACCGTCCCGGAGGGCTCCTACTCGACCGACCCGGACGGCACCGCCCGCATCCTGCAGTTCCGTCAGATGGTGGCCGCACTGCACAAGGTGGGGCTGCGCGTGGTGATGGACGTGGTCTACAACCACACCGCAGCCTCCGGCGAGGACCCGCGATCGGTGCTCGACCAGGTCGTCCCCGGCTACTACCAGCGGCTCTCCGCCACGGGCGCCGTCACCACCGACAGCTGCTGCGCCGACACCGCACCCGAGCACGCCATGATGAACAAGCTGGTGGTGGACTCCACCCGCACCTGGGCCACCGAGTACCACGTGGACGGCTTCCGCTTCGACCTGATGGGGCTCGACCCCAAGCAGACCATGCTCGACGTGCAGTCCTCGCTGAACGCGACCGGGCGCAGTGAGTTCCTCTACGGCGAGGGCTGGAACTTCGGCGTGGTGGCGAACAACGCCCGCTTCGTCCAGGCCACTCAGGCCAACATGGCCGGCACCGGCATCGCCACCTTCAACGACCGCCAGCGCGACGCGGTGCGCGGCGGCGGCCCGTTCGACACCGACCCGCGCATCCAGGGCTTCGCCTCCGGCCTGTACACCGACCCCAACGGAGCTGCCGCCAACGGCAGTCCGGACCAGCAGAAGGCCGCGCTGCTGCACGAGACGGACCAGCTCGAGGTCGGCCTGACCGGGAACCTCGCCGCCTACTCCTTCACGGACAGTGCCGGAAAGACCGTCACCGGCGCGGAAGTCGACTACAACGGCTCGCCGACCGGCTACACCGCGAGCCCGGGGGAGGCGATCACCTACGTGGACGCGCACGACAACCTCGACCTCTACGACGCGCTCGCCTACAAGCTGCCCACCGGCACGTCGATGGCCGCCCGGGCCCGGATGCAGTCCCTGGCGCTGGCCACCACCGCGCTCTCCCAGGGCCCCGGGTTCGCGGTGGCCGGCAGCGACCTGCTGCGGTCCAAATCGCTGGACGCCAACTCCTATGACAGCGGTGACTGGTTCAACGCGATCCAGTGGAACTGCGCGCAGGGCAACGGCTTCGGCCACGGCCTGCCGTCGGCGGCCGCCAACCAGTCGTTCTGGCCGTTCGCCCAGCCGCTGCTCGCCAACCCGGCGATGGTGCCCGGCTGTTCGGCCGAGCAGGCGGCCTCGGCCCAGTACCAGGAGTTCCTGCGGATCAAGCAGTCCACCCCGCTCTTCTCGCTGGGCACGGCCGCCGCCGTGCAGCAGCGGCTGAGCTACCCGCTCTCCGGCACGCCGGGCGAGACCCCGGGCGTGATCACGCTGCACCTCGACGGGGCGGGCCTGCACACCTACGGCTCGGTCACCGTCGTCTTCAACGCCACCCCGACCACCCAGCGCCAGACCGTCGCCACCCTCGCGGGCACCGCCCAGCGCCTGCACCCGGTGCAGGCCGAGGGCGCGGACCCGGTGGTGAAGACGGCCGCCTTCGACCCGGCCACGGGTACCTTCACCGTGCCCGGGCGGACCGTGGCGGTCTTCGTCCAGTCCTAGACCCCGACCCGCTCCGACCCGCCCTGCCCTGCCCTGCCCTGACCGTGCGCCGATCTCGCGACCCCGCGAGGTCGGCGCACGTCGTGCGGCGGGCTAGCTCGCGGGGGTGGCCGACGGTGCGGGCGTCGCGGGCGGTGGCGTGAGCCTGGACGAGATGACATGCGCGACCACCACCGCCACGATCACCAGCGGCATCAGTGTCACGCCGTCCTGGCCCAGCAGCAGCGTGGCGAGCAGGACGGAGGTCATCGGCAGCCGGAGCATGGCCACCGCCAGCGCGCCGATGCCCATCGCGGCACCGGCGATGGTGGGCAGGCCGGGCAGGTGGGAGAGGGCGATCCCGCCCGCCGCGCCCAGGAACATCGCGGGGAAGATCGGCCCGCCGCGGAAGGCCGCCAGCGACACGCAGTAGGCGAGCCACTTGCACACCAGCAGCAGCAGCAACGCCCCCACCGAGTAGCTCGCGCTGTCGACCAGCAGGTGGGGCAGCTCGGCCTGACCCGAGAACAGGACATCGGACCAGGCCTTCCCGGTGCCCTCGGCATAGGCGATGGCGAGCCCGGCCACCACCAGGCCGGCCAGTGGCGTCAGCAGCAGCCGCCTGTGGTTGACGCGCGGCTGGGCCAGCAGCGACAGCCGATGCAGGCCGGTGCCGGCCAGCGCCGCCGCCAGGCCGATCACCAGCGCCCAGCCGAACTGGGCGACGTCGGGCGGGCGCACCACGCTCAGGCTGGGAATCGTCAGCGTGCTGGCCTGGACCCCGGTCCAGTCCCCGAGACCGGTGAAGATGAGCGCCCCCACCCCGGAGGCCAGCAGGCCGGGCAGCAGCACGACCCCCATCATCGGGCCGCCCAGCCCTGAGGCCTCCATCAGCA contains:
- a CDS encoding SURF1 family cytochrome oxidase biogenesis protein is translated as MLRILMTRRWVILTLVFFAIIPAMILLGQWQYHRYEQTNRQNGSIAAAMAAPPVAMDVISHPGATVPGSETYRTVSATGHYDPAHEFVVRQRTDAAGDSIGYYVITPLVTTSGDVVLVNRGWVASGADATVYPTVPPAPTGELTATGRLRPDETSKSTGIRERGGLPDRQFMLINSDEQANRLGQPVVAGYLELTGTSPTTPSADQAELVPSPSATNTSDDAVVGKGVHLPYAIQWWLFALLIPAGWVVLLRRDIRDAQEQRAAREAAAAETETDLEPEAGADPEADPESDPGSEGQPDEALTAPPAR
- the pulA gene encoding pullulanase-type alpha-1,6-glucosidase; amino-acid sequence: MARRARIRSLIASVALLAPALVAAAPAAPPVAAPVAAPSDASLAATPDRHDLTREQYYFVLPDRFANGDPSNDTGGITGSRMDNGFDPTDKGFYHGGDLKGLIGKLDYIKKLGTTAIWMAPIFKNKPVQGTGAEASAGYHGYWITDFTQVDPHFGTNAQLKELIDKAHAMGMKVFFDVITNHTADVIDYAQQTYDYRSTGAYPTLDATGRPVDTTAIANANAAAGTADYPKLTTDSFPYTPVFDSPADATAKSPAWLNDPTLYHNRGNSTFTGESGTEGDFGGLDDLDTQDPRVVQGFEKIYEDWVKNTGVDGFRIDTVKNVDMAFWQQWAPALKKYAADHGNKRFFMFGEVYDSDTSTTSSYVTQGKLQATLDFPFQAAAQSYVANGGSAQALSALYADDYKYTTADTNAYELPTFLGNHDMGRIGYFLQSANPNDSSAQLLRKDQLSQQLQFLTRGQPVVYYGDEQGFTGTGGDKSARQDMFASKVQEYNTDTVIGGTPGAADRYSTNTPLYQTISALAQLRQANPALEDGAQIERYAANGPGVYAFSRIDAKQQVEYLVAVNNATTAQSVSVPTYSAAMTFDPVYGGPSGALTTGADSKLAITVPAQSAVVYRAAARLAKPASGPAITLAPPAAGATGTATVAATVPGSGFDRVTFAAAVGTGTWQVLGTADHAPYQVTQNLAGVAPGTTVRYKAVVQDSAGHLADATGASTVGTPAPVLKPTASSRSYAVVHYHRADGDYAGWNLYAWGDLADGEGTSWPAGHPFIGRDAFGAFAYVKVKPGAADVGFIVEDNGTKDGAADRSIDLSRTGEVWVNSGDQATYTSDPGTTSAPPPANTAILHYHRADGNYSGWGLHDWTGAATPTGWTSPLQPSGTDAFGDVFTVPLAPGATVLDYILHNGDTKDLPDNQELNFAVDGREVWITSGTAGYILPQSTVTAADLDLTQSKAQWIDASTVAVPANWGFGQNLAAGGSAELVYSPTGSLAVKDGDLTDPGYWLRLLPRPAGLTEAQLAAHPELKGYAAFTVDPRDTARVSTALRGQLIMTEREANGALLAGTGVQLPGVLDAVYASNATHAQLGPQVNGNTVKLSLWAPTASTVSLELYDSPSAPTAHLVAMHRDDRTGIWTASGDRSWKGKYYLYRVTVWAPSVQRIVTNHVTDPYSLGLSTDSKRSQIVDLGDPATAPGGWPGETSPKPITAAQQEIQELHVRDFSVADSTVPAADRGSYLAFTDLASDGMKHLAELAKSGVTTVHLLPSFDFSSVPEAKSEQSSPTCDLAALPPDSAQQQACIAKTAATDAYNWGYDPYHYTVPEGSYSTDPDGTARILQFRQMVAALHKVGLRVVMDVVYNHTAASGEDPRSVLDQVVPGYYQRLSATGAVTTDSCCADTAPEHAMMNKLVVDSTRTWATEYHVDGFRFDLMGLDPKQTMLDVQSSLNATGRSEFLYGEGWNFGVVANNARFVQATQANMAGTGIATFNDRQRDAVRGGGPFDTDPRIQGFASGLYTDPNGAAANGSPDQQKAALLHETDQLEVGLTGNLAAYSFTDSAGKTVTGAEVDYNGSPTGYTASPGEAITYVDAHDNLDLYDALAYKLPTGTSMAARARMQSLALATTALSQGPGFAVAGSDLLRSKSLDANSYDSGDWFNAIQWNCAQGNGFGHGLPSAAANQSFWPFAQPLLANPAMVPGCSAEQAASAQYQEFLRIKQSTPLFSLGTAAAVQQRLSYPLSGTPGETPGVITLHLDGAGLHTYGSVTVVFNATPTTQRQTVATLAGTAQRLHPVQAEGADPVVKTAAFDPATGTFTVPGRTVAVFVQS
- a CDS encoding chloride channel protein, with the protein product MSSGESVGVPAAAPLPDPFAPLRTRGYLVLLLIAAVLGVVLSAGAYGFLRAVDRLQKALYTDLPSGLGFHGAPPWWPLPLLGLAGLLVALIVQYLPGNGGHQPAEGLHTSGVAAAAELPGILLAALASLGFGAVIGPEAPLIALGGGVAVYAIRLLRPGVDAKTQAVVGAAGSFAAISALLGSPLLGAFLLMEASGLGGPMMGVVLLPGLLASGVGALIFTGLGDWTGVQASTLTIPSLSVVRPPDVAQFGWALVIGLAAALAGTGLHRLSLLAQPRVNHRRLLLTPLAGLVVAGLAIAYAEGTGKAWSDVLFSGQAELPHLLVDSASYSVGALLLLLVCKWLAYCVSLAAFRGGPIFPAMFLGAAGGIALSHLPGLPTIAGAAMGIGALAVAMLRLPMTSVLLATLLLGQDGVTLMPLVIVAVVVAHVISSRLTPPPATPAPSATPAS